A window from Sandaracinaceae bacterium encodes these proteins:
- the pilO gene encoding type 4a pilus biogenesis protein PilO, with protein sequence MATPKSGGDQSFARLPAAAKAALGLGLVALIGAVYYFALHLSLDEEIETAQSQHTQLEQRMSAARERNAEYVRLREQVSQREGLDRANLRALPQDAETAAFLQDLNRIAELSGLQIRLVEPRPEEPDEHYVKLPVNLQITGKYHQVSRFFYNISRLDRLISMENIQISNPRAEASEQTDGSTIVDVDVLATTYRRPDAPEPQAAAPTPAGAPGT encoded by the coding sequence ATGGCGACGCCGAAATCAGGTGGAGATCAGTCCTTCGCGCGGCTGCCCGCGGCGGCCAAGGCCGCGCTCGGGCTGGGCCTCGTCGCGCTGATCGGCGCGGTCTACTACTTCGCGCTGCATCTCAGCCTCGACGAGGAGATCGAGACCGCGCAGAGCCAGCACACGCAGCTCGAGCAGCGCATGTCGGCGGCGCGCGAGCGCAACGCCGAGTACGTCCGGCTCCGCGAGCAGGTCTCGCAGCGCGAGGGGCTCGACCGGGCGAACCTCCGCGCGCTCCCGCAAGACGCAGAGACGGCGGCGTTCCTCCAGGATCTCAACCGGATCGCCGAGCTGAGCGGCCTGCAGATCCGCCTCGTCGAGCCGCGCCCCGAGGAGCCGGACGAGCACTACGTCAAGCTCCCGGTCAACCTGCAGATCACGGGCAAGTACCACCAGGTCAGCCGCTTCTTCTACAACATCAGCCGCCTCGATCGCCTCATCAGCATGGAGAACATCCAGATCTCCAACCCGCGCGCCGAGGCGAGCGAGCAGACGGACGGCTCGACCATCGTCGACGTCGACGTCCTGGCCACCACCTACCGCCGCCCCGACGCGCCGGAGCCGCAAGCGGCGGCGCCGACGCCCGCGGGCGCACCGGGGACCTGA